A part of Olleya sp. Bg11-27 genomic DNA contains:
- a CDS encoding tetratricopeptide repeat-containing sensor histidine kinase encodes MKNNHLYYKFCILLTLSSITQSCIKTNEKDNTIPQSEENDSIKIWIKSSKNKSYPAHKRKEFLIKSYQTITSSELKISQLRTLSTLAYQNLKLGDTLLFKKRNKEALTLAKKIKDSFTIGDTNWNYASFYNKIQVYDSAYYHFNIAHDYFDKSGYVYESAKTQYGMAFIKGRFKDYSGSEILTFKAIDKLKKIKDYKSLFSCYNHLGTLQNDIHEYDKALFYHNIALKYLRKLKNNGLQHQSILNNMGNTYLKKGDYAKAIKYFNKVLAIKNIKFKNIGQYATVLSNKAYAKLLTKDTTNVAKDLITALHIRDSINNKGAIIISKIHLAQYYSYKQDTSKAINYLKDANILAKEIKNSRDYLESLFLLSKLDNKHSSIYLERHIQFNDSIQIVERNIQNKFTRIAYKTDEYIEETKRLYQQKIWILLTGFGLISILGLLFFIKTQKTKTEKLKFENEQQKVNEQIYLLTLRQQEKLEKEKIKERNRIAEELHDGILGKLFGTRLGLGFLDIKGDKKLTNQHQLFLEELQIIEKDIREVSHKLSSNFDSTQISFPTIVLQLLENKCKIGDFNYDLDFDEYINWQKINRKIKVSLYRIIQETLQNIIKHAHAKNVNVVFSFNTNTLIVIIKDDGIGFNLKQKKKGIGIKNISSRVKKLKGIFNIQSKLNQGTIIKFQIPI; translated from the coding sequence TTGAAGAACAATCATTTATATTATAAATTTTGTATACTACTAACTCTAAGTTCTATTACACAATCCTGTATTAAAACAAACGAGAAGGATAACACAATACCGCAAAGTGAAGAAAATGACAGTATTAAAATCTGGATCAAATCTTCAAAAAATAAATCTTATCCTGCACATAAAAGAAAAGAATTTTTAATAAAATCATATCAAACCATCACATCTTCGGAACTGAAAATTTCTCAATTAAGAACTTTGAGTACTTTAGCTTATCAGAATTTAAAACTTGGAGACACATTACTATTTAAAAAGAGAAACAAGGAAGCTTTAACTCTTGCAAAAAAAATAAAAGACTCCTTTACTATTGGAGATACAAATTGGAATTATGCTAGTTTTTACAACAAAATACAAGTATATGATAGTGCCTATTACCACTTTAATATAGCACATGACTATTTTGATAAAAGTGGTTATGTCTATGAATCTGCAAAGACACAATACGGAATGGCTTTTATTAAAGGACGTTTTAAAGATTATTCAGGAAGTGAAATTTTAACGTTTAAAGCAATTGATAAATTAAAAAAAATAAAAGATTACAAATCCTTATTTTCTTGTTACAACCACCTAGGTACTCTACAAAACGATATTCATGAATATGATAAAGCCTTATTTTACCATAATATAGCTTTAAAATATTTGAGAAAATTAAAAAATAATGGACTCCAACATCAATCTATCCTTAACAACATGGGCAATACCTATTTAAAAAAGGGGGATTACGCTAAAGCTATAAAATACTTTAATAAAGTATTGGCTATTAAAAATATAAAATTCAAAAATATAGGCCAATATGCCACAGTATTAAGTAATAAAGCATATGCCAAGCTTTTAACTAAAGACACTACCAATGTTGCTAAAGACTTAATTACAGCTTTACATATAAGAGATAGTATCAATAATAAAGGAGCCATAATAATTAGCAAAATTCATTTAGCCCAATATTACAGCTATAAACAAGACACAAGTAAAGCTATTAATTACCTTAAAGATGCTAATATTCTAGCTAAAGAAATTAAAAACAGTAGGGATTATTTAGAGAGCCTATTTTTATTATCCAAATTAGACAACAAGCATTCTTCAATATATCTAGAAAGGCACATTCAGTTTAATGATAGTATCCAAATTGTAGAACGTAATATTCAAAACAAGTTTACTAGAATCGCTTACAAAACAGATGAATATATAGAAGAAACTAAAAGGTTATATCAACAAAAAATATGGATATTATTAACCGGCTTTGGATTAATTTCAATATTAGGGTTATTATTCTTTATTAAAACACAAAAAACTAAAACGGAAAAACTAAAATTTGAAAATGAACAACAAAAAGTAAATGAGCAAATTTACCTCTTAACTTTAAGACAGCAAGAAAAATTAGAAAAAGAAAAAATTAAAGAACGAAATAGAATTGCAGAAGAATTACATGATGGTATATTGGGCAAATTATTTGGAACTAGGCTTGGTCTAGGTTTTTTAGATATTAAAGGGGATAAAAAACTAACGAACCAACATCAATTATTCTTAGAAGAATTACAAATCATTGAAAAAGACATAAGAGAAGTCTCTCATAAGTTAAGTTCTAATTTTGATAGTACACAAATTAGTTTTCCAACGATAGTTCTTCAACTTCTAGAAAACAAATGTAAAATAGGTGATTTTAATTACGACCTCGATTTCGATGAGTATATCAATTGGCAAAAAATAAATAGAAAAATTAAAGTGAGCCTCTATAGAATAATACAAGAGACTCTCCAAAACATAATAAAACATGCTCATGCTAAAAATGTAAACGTAGTTTTCTCATTCAATACTAACACTTTAATAGTAATAATAAAAGATGATGGAATTGGATTTAACTTAAAACAAAAGAAAAAAGGCATTGGGATAAAAAATATTTCATCTAGAGTAAAGAAGTTAAAGGGTATATTTAATATTCAATCAAAACTCAATCAAGGAACAATAATCAAATTTCAAATACCTATTTAA
- a CDS encoding response regulator, which produces MENKKYSVLIIDDHPLITDAYKSAFNYYSKQNESIKFSIKIAQNCDTAFELINEFSTKEKQIDIIFLDIKLPPSKDRKILSGEDLGLLINKLFPNTKIIISTTLNDNYRVHSIFKSIDPDGFLIKNDITPKELIESIHSILNDPPYYSKTVVKLLRKQVANDFILDNIDRKILYELSIGTRMKDLPNLLPLSIAGIEKRKRHLKQIFNIKSPDDRELLFIAREKGFI; this is translated from the coding sequence ATGGAAAATAAAAAATATTCGGTTCTTATTATAGATGACCATCCATTAATTACAGATGCCTATAAATCAGCTTTTAATTATTATAGCAAACAGAATGAATCAATTAAATTTTCTATAAAAATAGCTCAAAATTGTGATACTGCATTTGAATTGATAAATGAATTTTCAACAAAAGAAAAACAGATTGATATTATTTTTTTAGATATTAAGTTACCTCCATCTAAAGATAGAAAAATTCTTTCAGGAGAAGATTTAGGCTTGTTAATAAACAAATTATTCCCAAATACAAAAATTATAATTTCTACTACACTTAATGATAATTACCGTGTGCATAGTATTTTTAAAAGTATCGATCCTGATGGATTTTTAATCAAAAATGATATAACACCAAAAGAACTTATAGAATCAATTCATTCTATATTAAACGACCCTCCTTACTACAGTAAGACTGTTGTAAAATTATTACGTAAACAAGTCGCAAATGATTTTATACTGGATAATATTGATAGAAAAATACTATATGAACTATCCATAGGAACAAGAATGAAAGACCTCCCTAATCTTTTGCCGCTTTCTATAGCAGGAATAGAAAAGAGAAAACGACACCTAAAACAAATCTTTAATATAAAAAGTCCTGATGACAGAGAGTTACTATTTATAGCTAGAGAAAAAGGGTTCATTTAA
- a CDS encoding TonB-dependent receptor domain-containing protein: MKLFRLIIFLLLASLSSYSQSEIRGTITDSSNTAIEFANVILTDKKNEIITGTVTDESGGFKLLVRDGNYKLSISYIGYTTIDKDLAINDNIKLDKIILTLSENNLDEVVIKGNKPLIERKIDRIVFNVDNSISALGGDGIDVLTVTPGIRVVNDKISMIGRSNMGVMINEKIINLSGDDLVTFIRNLNSDDIKRIEVITNPSAKYDAEGNGGLINIVTKKQRNDSYNWSITNSLSKSEKSIYRGGASFNYKKDKLTLASRIGYSKGSLEPFQKYVLTYPNYIWEEENNKRNYLNSIRGGLSVDYSISPKTNIGGEYSFSDSKPIVKSNNVSRIYSPSKVLDSLISNDSRIQQDTKNHSLNLYSTVKLDTLGTQINFNIDYLNYNKKINNTFFTNSFFSNGEIKPNSFFSANNLSDLDINIFSSKLDLILPTKWIDLEFGGKLTFTNNESDIAFFNNTSGISVLDPSKTNAFTYEENLQALYISGTKYFSNRVSLNVGLRGEFTQTQGVSKELNQTNTNDYFELFPSLYFNYVIKDYKILTFNYNRRINRPKYNNLNPFQFFTNSYNVTQGNPFLAPSFANNFELSYIYKNASYSSLYCNYTTNGVDQVTFVSPDSIIQNVIPTNFYNQIDVGIFQWYSFKLASFWENTIDASLFYSKTDSDIPSIVQGVDSWSSSINTNSSFVLDANQRFKAQLGFTYQSPSLSGSYKLSSFYQLTFGIKGSFFNKTLTAAINAYDILKTDEKTFTQVVNGIRQENFDYRDLRRIRFSMKYNFGKAIKSKKIKTSNEEEKKRL; this comes from the coding sequence ATGAAATTATTCAGATTAATTATTTTTCTTCTTCTCGCTTCTTTGTCTTCATATTCACAGAGCGAAATAAGAGGAACTATTACTGACTCTTCAAATACTGCTATTGAATTTGCAAATGTTATTTTAACAGATAAAAAAAATGAAATAATTACGGGCACTGTAACGGATGAAAGTGGAGGTTTTAAATTATTAGTAAGAGATGGTAACTATAAATTAAGCATTAGCTATATAGGTTACACAACCATAGACAAAGATTTAGCTATAAATGACAATATAAAATTAGATAAGATAATTCTTACTCTAAGCGAGAATAATCTAGATGAGGTTGTTATAAAAGGTAATAAACCTCTTATTGAAAGAAAAATAGATAGAATTGTTTTTAACGTAGATAATAGTATTAGTGCATTAGGGGGGGATGGAATAGATGTATTGACTGTAACCCCTGGGATTAGGGTTGTTAATGATAAAATTTCAATGATAGGTCGGTCCAATATGGGAGTAATGATTAACGAAAAGATAATAAACCTTTCTGGTGATGATTTAGTAACATTTATTAGAAATCTAAACTCAGATGATATCAAACGTATAGAAGTGATAACCAACCCTTCTGCTAAATATGACGCTGAAGGTAATGGAGGCTTAATAAATATAGTTACAAAAAAGCAAAGAAATGACAGCTATAACTGGAGTATCACAAATAGTTTGTCTAAAAGTGAAAAATCAATTTATAGAGGTGGCGCAAGTTTTAATTACAAAAAAGACAAACTAACTTTAGCTTCAAGGATAGGATATTCAAAAGGAAGTTTAGAACCTTTTCAAAAGTACGTCCTAACCTATCCCAATTATATATGGGAAGAAGAAAATAACAAAAGAAATTATTTAAATAGTATTAGAGGTGGCTTATCGGTAGATTACAGCATAAGTCCAAAAACCAATATTGGCGGAGAGTACTCTTTCTCGGACAGTAAGCCAATAGTCAAAAGTAATAATGTCTCTAGAATTTACAGTCCTTCAAAGGTATTGGATTCTTTGATTTCAAATGATTCTAGAATACAACAAGATACAAAAAACCATTCTCTCAACTTATACTCTACTGTAAAATTAGATACGTTAGGAACACAAATAAATTTTAATATAGACTACTTAAATTATAATAAAAAAATAAATAATACTTTTTTTACTAATTCATTTTTTTCAAACGGCGAAATAAAACCAAATAGTTTTTTTTCTGCAAATAATTTAAGCGATTTAGATATTAATATTTTTTCTTCAAAATTAGATTTAATACTACCAACTAAGTGGATAGACTTGGAGTTTGGAGGTAAATTAACCTTCACAAATAACGAAAGTGATATTGCATTTTTTAATAACACTTCAGGTATAAGTGTCCTGGATCCCTCAAAAACAAACGCTTTTACTTATGAAGAGAACTTACAAGCTTTATATATTTCGGGAACAAAATATTTTTCTAATAGAGTAAGTCTTAATGTTGGTCTAAGAGGCGAATTTACGCAAACGCAAGGGGTTTCAAAAGAATTAAATCAAACAAATACAAATGATTATTTTGAACTATTCCCATCTCTCTATTTTAACTATGTAATTAAAGATTATAAAATTTTAACCTTTAATTATAATAGAAGAATAAATAGGCCTAAATACAATAATTTAAATCCATTTCAATTTTTTACAAATTCGTACAATGTTACTCAAGGTAATCCTTTCCTAGCTCCCTCCTTTGCCAATAACTTTGAATTATCTTATATATACAAAAACGCATCATATTCATCACTCTATTGTAATTATACAACGAATGGAGTCGATCAAGTTACTTTTGTTTCCCCTGATTCTATTATTCAAAATGTAATTCCTACAAACTTTTATAATCAAATAGATGTTGGAATATTCCAATGGTACTCTTTTAAACTAGCTAGTTTTTGGGAAAACACTATCGACGCCTCTCTTTTTTATTCAAAAACAGATTCGGATATCCCAAGCATAGTACAGGGTGTAGACTCATGGTCTAGTAGTATAAATACTAATAGTTCTTTTGTATTAGACGCTAATCAACGTTTTAAAGCTCAATTAGGTTTCACATATCAATCCCCTTCATTATCTGGTAGCTATAAATTATCAAGTTTTTACCAATTAACATTTGGTATTAAAGGGTCTTTTTTCAATAAAACACTTACTGCAGCCATAAATGCTTATGATATATTAAAAACAGATGAAAAAACATTTACACAAGTAGTCAACGGTATTAGACAAGAAAATTTTGATTACCGAGATTTAAGAAGAATTCGGTTCTCGATGAAATATAATTTCGGGAAAGCGATAAAGTCTAAAAAAATAAAAACAAGTAATGAAGAAGAAAAAAAGAGATTATAG